The following coding sequences are from one Sciurus carolinensis unplaced genomic scaffold, mSciCar1.2, whole genome shotgun sequence window:
- the LOC124974745 gene encoding disintegrin and metalloproteinase domain-containing protein 21-like yields the protein MGKGPVPVRATLVLLGIGALWAPALCVRGRPSWRYSSSEVVVPKKEVQRSKNLHIPGKLSYSLRFGGQRHVMHLWRKYLMWPRQVALVTQDDQGALQIDYPYFPEDCYFLGYLEDVPLSMVTVNTCSGGLEGVMMLDDFAYEISPLRESNGFEHVVSHLVADPDAIGPTYSRDHQEVPTLPEGNSSMDPRPPLLLAVVAANQQGRMIGLYYDSSTCICQRRATCVMYRWPGITDTFSNCSFVHVQHIVSNRGFPMCYFRELYEIYNRTHKDFRCGDYEVDQKEEQCDCGTLKECYFNQCCDTKCKFTSGSTCDRGQCCTNCTFSASGTLCRTVLNVCDLPEFCTGGNNRCPEDTYLQDGTPCSEESYCFFGNCTDRSMHCKEIFGGDAENAEEACYNINFARFRFGHCSREAHRLVYKGCEGGDKMCGRLQCRNVTRLPLLQDHVSFHHSLIDGSNCFGLDEHRATRSVDVGHVRQGTPCSSDKMCMNRQCSAPLTSLGYDCVPERCNFKGVCNNRGSCHCHAGWRPPTCDRQGNGGSLESGPHPSQFREVGRNPEMIIYLRLLYGRIYLLVVALLFAYAINLKTIKTVKVEAEAAS from the exons ATGGGGAAGGGACCTGTCCCCGTCAGGGCCACCCTTGTGCTGCTCGGGATCGGGGCCCTCTGGGCTCCGGCCCTGTGCGTGCGGGGTCGCCCCTCGTGGCGCTACAGCTCGTCGGAGGTGGTGGTCCCTAAGAAGGAGGTACAGCGCAGCAAGAACctgcacataccaggcaagctCTCCTACAGCCTGCGCTTCGGGGGCCAGAGGCATGTCATGCACCTGTGGAGGAAGTACCTGATGTGGCCCAGACAGGTCGCGCTGGTGACTCAGGACGACCAGGGAGCCCTGCAGATAGATTACCCCTACTTCCCTGAGGACTGTTACTTCCTCGGCTACCTGGAGGACGTCCCTCTGTCCATGGTCACCGTCAATACGTGTTCTGGGGGCCTGGAAGGCGTCATGATGTTGGATGACTTTGCTTACGAAATCTCACCTCTCAGGGAGTCAAACGGGTTTGAGCACGTCGTTTCCCACTTAGTGGCCGACCCGGACGCCATAGGACCCACATACAGTCGGGACCACCAGGAGGTCCCCACCCTGCCTGAAGGGAACTCTAGCATGGATCCTCG ACCTCCGTTATTACTGGCCGTTGTAGCTGCCAATCAGCAAGGGAGAATGATTGGTTTGTACTACGACTCAAGCACCTGCATCTGCCAGCGGAGGGCCACCTGCGTGATGTACAGGTGGCCTGGGATAACAGACACATTCAGCAACTGTTCCTTTGTACACGTGCAGCATATCGTGAGCAACCGGGGATTCCCTATGTGCTATTTCCGTGAACTGTACGAGATTTATAACAGAACCCACAAGGATTTCCGCTGTGGAGACTATGAAGTGGACCAAAAGGAGGAGCAGTGTGACTGTGGGACCTTGAAGGAGTGCTACTTCAACCAGTGCTGCGACACCAAGTGCAAGTTCACCTCGGGCAGCACCTGTGACCGAGGGCAGTGCTGCACCAACTGCACCTTCAGCGCCAGCGGGACGCTCTGCAGGACTGTCCTGAACGTGTGCGACCTGCCCGAGTTCTGCACTGGCGGGAACAACCGTTGCCCTGAGGACACGTACCTGCAGGACGGGACCCCGTGCAGTGAAGAGAGCTACTGCTTCTTTGGCAACTGCACCGACCGCTCGATGCACTGCAAGGAGATCTTCGGTGGAGACGCCGAGAACGCGGAGGAGGCTTGCTATAACATCAATTTTGCGCGGTTCCGATTCGGACACTGTTCCAGAGAGGCGCACAGGCTGGTGTACAAAGGTTGCGAGGGAGGTGACAAGATGTGTGGAAGGCTGCAGTGTCGCAACGTCACTCGCCTCCCCCTGTTGCAGGACCACGTGTCCTTCCACCACTCCCTGATCGACGGGTCCAACTGCTTCGGGCTGGACGAACACCGTGCCACGAGATCCGTGGACGTGGGGCACGTGAGGCAGGGCACCCCGTGCAGCAGCGATAAGATGTGCATGAACAGGCAGTGCAGCGCGCCGCTGACCTCGCTGGGCTACGACTGCGTCCCCGAGAGGTGCAACTTCAAAGGCGTCTGCAACAACCGGGGAAGCTGCCACTGCCACGCAGGCTGGAGGCCCCCCACCTGTGACCGGCAGGGCAACGGCGGGAGCTTGGAGAGCGGGCCGCATCCAAGTCAGTTTCGAGAGGTGGGCCGAAACCCAGAGATGATAATATACCTGCGGCTGCTCTACGGCCGCATCTACCTCCTCGTGGTGGCGCTGCTCTTTGCGTACGCCATCAACCTGAAGACCATCAAGACTGTCAAAGTGGAGGCAGAGGCAGCTTCGTGA